From Sphingomonas hengshuiensis, one genomic window encodes:
- a CDS encoding PRC-barrel domain-containing protein — MENTQTIDRNETRETISSEKVDGTAVYGRDGEQIGSVHHLMIGKRDGKVRHAVVSYGGFLGMGEDYFPLPWNELTYDESRGGYVVNRDVAQLKEGPRYRRDEEPSWDRAYESQLTGYYGAI; from the coding sequence ATGGAAAACACCCAAACCATCGACCGCAACGAAACCCGTGAGACGATCTCGTCCGAAAAGGTCGACGGCACCGCCGTCTATGGTCGTGACGGCGAGCAGATCGGCTCGGTGCACCATCTCATGATCGGCAAGCGCGACGGCAAGGTGCGTCACGCCGTGGTCAGCTATGGTGGTTTCCTCGGCATGGGCGAGGATTATTTCCCGCTGCCGTGGAACGAGCTCACCTATGACGAAAGTCGCGGCGGCTATGTCGTCAATCGCGACGTCGCGCAGCTCAAAGAGGGTCCGCGCTACCGGCGCGACGAGGAGCCGAGCTGGGATCGCGCGTATGAGAGTCAGCTGACGGGCTATTACGGCGCCATCTGA
- a CDS encoding L,D-transpeptidase family protein codes for MPIAQGLRKSIPAFRFPILALQLAALVSPAAIWPTAALALATTQQTGGRAEAGGWDGASRSALASALADRARHGLDRVSFAKIQDGASGEVLRAAALRYARALAQGMVDPTTLHDPFTLPQGKPDLEPALAEALASGKLGEWLASLAPQDDEYARLSQAYLDLRAQPQDSGAAQIGAGLLTVGDADARVSAIVEQLIMGEYLPADAALADNASPEGALPIYTQQIAAAVKALQRDYGIAADGIIGPDTLGVLNLGAGDRARAVAVALERRRWLERTPPATRIDVNTAAAQLSYYRDGVLVDTRRVVVGKPGTETPPLQSPIYRLVANPTWTVPKSIQNGELAHVGADYLQRHNMELRDGWIVQRSGPDNALGLVKFDMQNEHAIYLHDTAAPELFERSHRHRSHGCVRVEDALGFAQLLADDQKISEAWQAAQAGGEQQFVPLKTPIPVRLLYRNVFVDQDGKVAFRTDPYGWNTPIAKALGFSYPGKARLRSEDADIGP; via the coding sequence GTGCCGATCGCTCAGGGTTTGCGCAAATCTATCCCCGCCTTTCGTTTTCCGATCCTGGCGCTTCAGTTGGCGGCGCTGGTTTCGCCGGCGGCCATCTGGCCTACCGCAGCGCTGGCGCTCGCTACGACACAGCAAACAGGCGGGCGGGCGGAAGCAGGTGGTTGGGACGGCGCGTCAAGGTCGGCCCTCGCCTCGGCGCTTGCCGATCGCGCGCGCCACGGGCTCGATCGCGTCAGCTTCGCGAAAATCCAGGACGGAGCATCCGGCGAGGTGCTTCGCGCGGCCGCGCTTCGCTATGCCCGGGCGCTGGCGCAAGGGATGGTCGATCCGACGACATTGCATGATCCGTTCACGCTGCCGCAGGGCAAGCCCGATCTCGAGCCGGCATTGGCCGAAGCATTAGCCAGCGGCAAGCTGGGCGAATGGCTGGCAAGTCTGGCGCCGCAGGACGACGAATATGCCCGGCTTTCCCAAGCCTATCTCGATCTTCGCGCGCAACCGCAGGACAGCGGCGCAGCGCAGATCGGCGCGGGGTTGCTCACTGTCGGCGATGCCGACGCGCGCGTGTCGGCCATCGTCGAGCAGCTCATCATGGGCGAGTATCTTCCAGCCGATGCCGCGTTGGCGGACAACGCTTCCCCCGAAGGCGCACTCCCGATCTATACCCAGCAGATCGCCGCTGCGGTCAAGGCGCTTCAGCGGGACTACGGGATCGCCGCCGATGGCATAATCGGTCCGGATACGCTGGGTGTCCTCAATCTCGGGGCCGGCGACCGTGCGCGGGCGGTTGCGGTCGCGCTGGAGCGCAGGCGGTGGCTCGAGCGCACGCCCCCGGCGACACGGATCGACGTCAACACTGCCGCAGCGCAGCTGTCCTATTATCGCGACGGCGTCCTTGTCGATACGCGGCGCGTGGTCGTCGGCAAGCCCGGCACCGAGACGCCGCCGCTCCAATCGCCGATCTATCGCCTCGTCGCCAACCCGACCTGGACGGTCCCAAAATCGATCCAGAACGGCGAGCTGGCCCATGTCGGCGCGGACTATCTGCAACGCCACAACATGGAACTGAGGGACGGCTGGATCGTCCAGCGATCGGGGCCGGACAATGCGCTGGGGCTGGTCAAGTTCGACATGCAGAATGAACATGCCATCTATCTGCACGACACCGCCGCGCCGGAGCTGTTCGAGCGCAGCCATCGTCATCGCAGCCATGGCTGCGTGCGTGTGGAGGACGCGCTTGGCTTTGCGCAACTCTTGGCTGACGACCAAAAGATATCCGAAGCATGGCAAGCGGCGCAGGCCGGTGGCGAGCAGCAGTTCGTCCCTTTGAAAACGCCAATTCCGGTCCGCCTGCTCTACCGCAATGTGTTCGTCGATCAGGACGGCAAGGTCGCCTTTCGCACCGATCCTTATGGGTGGAATACCCCGATCGCCAAGGCGCTCGGCTTTTCGTATCCCGGCAAGGCTCGACTGCGCAGCGAAGACGCCGATATCGGTCCATGA
- a CDS encoding MarR family winged helix-turn-helix transcriptional regulator, producing METELTAPTLKALRRILRAADLGSRNLAAATGLTPSQLLALREIEQRVETTASVLAAALQFSQATITNIVDRLEAAGLVTRERSARDKRQIILHATDAGRAAIDRAPDLLQTRFNERFAILPGWEQAMILAALDRLAGILGADGVDAAPLLDAGVIDRPEPL from the coding sequence ATGGAAACAGAGTTGACCGCCCCGACACTCAAGGCGCTCCGACGCATCCTGCGTGCGGCGGATCTCGGCAGTCGCAACCTCGCCGCAGCGACCGGGCTGACCCCGTCGCAGTTGCTCGCCCTGCGCGAAATCGAGCAGCGCGTTGAAACCACCGCAAGCGTGCTGGCCGCGGCGCTGCAATTCAGCCAGGCGACCATCACCAACATCGTCGATCGCCTCGAGGCGGCGGGGCTCGTCACGCGTGAGCGGAGCGCGCGCGACAAGCGCCAGATCATCCTCCACGCCACCGACGCGGGCCGGGCCGCGATCGATCGGGCGCCCGATCTGCTTCAGACCCGTTTCAACGAACGCTTCGCCATATTGCCGGGCTGGGAGCAGGCGATGATATTGGCCGCGCTGGACCGGTTGGCCGGGATACTCGGCGCGGACGGAGTCGATGCAGCGCCGCTGTTGGATGCGGGGGTGATCGATCGACCGGAGCCGCTTTGA
- a CDS encoding sugar phosphate isomerase/epimerase family protein → MTAMQGPAIFLAQFLGDAAPFDTLDHMAEWAAGLGYVGVQIPCDSRLIDLTQAAESQSYCDDLRARLDKFGIQPTELSTHLQGQLVAVHPAYDTLFDGFAPAELHGKPAERQAWAVEQVKLAARASARLGLKAHATFSGALAWPYVYPWPQRPAGLVEEAFAELARRWTPILDVFEEAGVNCAFEIHPGEDIHDGATWERFLAAVNNHPRARILFDPSHYVLQQLDYLDFIDRYHDRISCFHVKDAEFNPTGRSGVYGGYESWANRAGRFRSTGDGQVDFVGIFSKLAQYGYRGWAVIEWECALKNSEDGAREGAPFIRDHIIRVTGRAFDDFASSGVDKAAIRTLLGLDGAAK, encoded by the coding sequence ATGACCGCGATGCAGGGCCCGGCCATTTTCCTCGCGCAGTTCCTGGGCGATGCTGCGCCGTTCGATACGCTGGACCATATGGCGGAATGGGCGGCGGGCCTCGGCTATGTCGGTGTGCAGATTCCGTGCGACTCGCGGCTGATCGACCTGACACAGGCTGCCGAGAGCCAGTCCTATTGCGACGATCTGCGCGCGCGGCTGGACAAGTTCGGGATTCAGCCGACCGAATTGTCGACGCATCTTCAGGGCCAGCTGGTCGCGGTGCACCCGGCGTATGACACGCTGTTCGACGGCTTCGCGCCGGCCGAACTCCATGGGAAACCCGCCGAGCGGCAGGCCTGGGCCGTCGAGCAAGTGAAGCTCGCCGCCCGCGCCAGCGCCCGGCTGGGCCTGAAGGCGCACGCTACCTTCTCCGGCGCGCTGGCTTGGCCCTATGTCTATCCCTGGCCGCAGCGTCCCGCCGGGCTGGTCGAAGAGGCCTTTGCCGAACTGGCGCGGCGCTGGACCCCGATCCTCGACGTGTTCGAGGAAGCGGGAGTCAATTGCGCGTTCGAAATCCATCCGGGCGAAGACATCCATGATGGCGCGACCTGGGAACGGTTCCTGGCCGCCGTGAACAACCATCCCCGCGCGCGCATCCTGTTCGATCCATCGCATTATGTGCTGCAACAGCTCGACTATCTCGACTTCATCGATCGCTATCACGACCGGATTTCGTGCTTCCATGTGAAGGACGCCGAGTTCAACCCGACCGGGCGCAGCGGCGTTTATGGCGGCTATGAAAGCTGGGCGAACCGGGCGGGGCGGTTCCGCTCCACCGGCGACGGGCAAGTCGATTTCGTCGGCATCTTCAGCAAGCTGGCGCAATATGGCTATCGCGGCTGGGCTGTGATCGAATGGGAATGCGCGCTCAAGAACAGCGAGGACGGCGCCCGCGAGGGCGCGCCGTTCATCCGCGACCATATCATCCGCGTCACGGGCCGCGCGTTCGACGACTTCGCCTCGAGCGGCGTCGACAAGGCTGCGATCCGCACGCTGCTCGGGCTGGACGGAGCGGCGAAATGA
- a CDS encoding DUF2254 domain-containing protein, whose protein sequence is MEYPDRQGARLFVSRQGSTAQRRRRYRSMSGAAERGRGMTSRWRWVVRLLFRRIWFRAALFSLSSVALALLAAFVAPYIPYDISTKIGSDAVDNILGILASSMLAVTTFSLTAMVSAFSAASGAITPRATQLLVEDSTAQNALSTFLGAFLFSIVGICALSTGIYGKSGRVILFVGTILVIAIIVVTLLRWIGHLSNFGRVGNTIDRVEKVATDAIERSGYTVAVTPQADMPIAGRHPVFAEKIGYITHIDLQALDEVACRLGCAIDVRVMPGAFVTTSREIAWLDRCDAESDAEIRGAFTFDHHRQFDHDPRLGLVVLSEIASRALSPAVNDPGTGIAVLGSGVRVMIALLDDGRPGDSGSGRVRLPDLSIGDLLDDLFRPIARDGAAIVEVAIKLQRSLAEIAAVAPMAHGLIAVRAADALARCEAAMASKADLESVRAAYRSHWTDTGAAQWHRKG, encoded by the coding sequence GTGGAATACCCCGATCGCCAAGGCGCTCGGCTTTTCGTATCCCGGCAAGGCTCGACTGCGCAGCGAAGACGCCGATATCGGTCCATGAGCGGCGCCGCGGAACGAGGCCGGGGCATGACCTCGCGCTGGCGCTGGGTGGTGCGCCTTCTGTTCCGCCGCATCTGGTTTCGCGCGGCGCTGTTCTCATTGTCTTCGGTCGCGCTGGCGCTGCTCGCGGCGTTCGTGGCGCCGTACATCCCCTATGACATCAGTACCAAGATCGGCTCGGACGCGGTCGACAACATCCTCGGGATTCTTGCTTCGTCGATGCTGGCGGTAACGACCTTCTCGCTCACCGCGATGGTCTCCGCTTTCTCCGCCGCCAGCGGTGCAATCACCCCGCGCGCAACTCAGCTGCTCGTTGAGGATTCGACCGCGCAGAACGCGCTATCGACCTTTCTCGGCGCGTTCCTTTTCTCGATCGTCGGGATCTGCGCGCTGTCGACCGGCATCTACGGCAAGTCGGGCCGTGTCATCCTGTTCGTCGGCACCATCCTGGTCATCGCGATCATTGTCGTGACGCTGCTGCGCTGGATCGGGCATCTGTCGAACTTCGGGCGGGTCGGCAACACCATCGACCGCGTGGAAAAGGTGGCGACGGACGCCATCGAGCGATCCGGTTACACAGTCGCCGTAACGCCACAAGCCGACATGCCCATCGCGGGCAGGCACCCCGTGTTCGCCGAAAAGATCGGCTATATCACGCACATCGACCTCCAGGCGCTCGACGAGGTCGCCTGCCGGCTTGGCTGCGCGATCGACGTGCGGGTGATGCCCGGCGCGTTCGTGACGACGAGCCGCGAAATCGCATGGCTCGACCGGTGCGACGCCGAGAGCGATGCCGAGATACGCGGTGCGTTCACCTTCGATCATCATCGCCAGTTCGATCATGATCCGCGGCTTGGGCTGGTCGTGCTCTCCGAGATCGCGTCTCGGGCATTGTCGCCTGCGGTCAACGATCCGGGAACCGGCATCGCCGTGCTGGGATCCGGCGTCAGGGTGATGATCGCCTTGCTGGACGACGGCAGGCCGGGCGATTCGGGCAGCGGGCGCGTCCGGCTTCCCGACCTTAGCATTGGCGACCTACTCGACGACCTGTTTCGCCCGATCGCGCGCGACGGCGCGGCGATCGTCGAAGTCGCGATCAAGCTTCAGCGTTCGCTCGCGGAAATCGCCGCGGTGGCGCCGATGGCGCATGGCCTGATCGCGGTTCGCGCCGCCGATGCGCTGGCCCGCTGCGAGGCGGCGATGGCCTCGAAAGCCGACCTCGAAAGCGTGCGTGCGGCGTATCGGTCGCATTGGACGGATACCGGCGCGGCGCAATGGCACAGGAAAGGGTGA
- a CDS encoding LacI family DNA-binding transcriptional regulator: protein MTTIIEVAAAAGVSTATVSRVLSQPDRVAERTRRRVLEVVAALGYRPNVAARSLRTARAGKILLTVPDISNPFFASVIRGAEEAARDAGYAVVVGDTRHDTQVEEQYAEMLSRREVDGLVFLGHRLPVSLTPLLARLGAAAPIVNGCEYSPDIGVPSVHIDNATASSDAMEHLIALGHRDIGIITGPPISPISRDRLAGAIRAAERGGLERRLHVRAGDYSARSAFEEARHLLDGNVTALFCFSDEMALGAISAIGEAGLSCPGDISVIGFDDLPIARYFHPALTTIAQPKGLIGRRAVELLAQILRGAESPVRQVTLGHELVVRSSTAPPPRNR, encoded by the coding sequence ATGACGACGATCATCGAAGTCGCGGCGGCAGCCGGGGTGTCCACCGCCACTGTTTCGCGCGTGCTGAGCCAGCCGGATCGGGTGGCGGAGCGCACGCGCCGCCGCGTGCTGGAGGTGGTCGCGGCGCTGGGCTATCGCCCCAATGTCGCGGCGCGGAGCCTGCGCACGGCGCGCGCGGGCAAGATCCTGCTGACCGTGCCCGATATCTCCAACCCCTTTTTCGCGAGCGTGATTCGCGGCGCGGAGGAGGCGGCACGCGACGCGGGTTATGCCGTGGTCGTCGGCGACACCCGCCACGATACGCAAGTCGAAGAACAATATGCCGAGATGCTGTCGCGCCGCGAAGTGGACGGGCTGGTCTTTCTCGGCCACCGGCTGCCCGTCAGCCTGACGCCATTGTTAGCGCGCCTGGGCGCGGCCGCACCGATCGTCAACGGATGCGAATACAGCCCCGACATCGGCGTGCCGAGCGTCCATATCGACAACGCGACCGCGAGCAGCGACGCGATGGAACATCTGATCGCGCTCGGCCATCGCGACATCGGGATCATCACCGGGCCGCCGATCAGCCCGATCAGCCGCGATCGACTGGCCGGCGCCATCCGCGCGGCGGAGCGCGGCGGGCTGGAGCGGCGGCTGCACGTGCGGGCCGGCGATTATTCGGCGCGCTCCGCCTTTGAAGAGGCGCGCCACCTGCTCGACGGCAACGTGACCGCGCTCTTCTGCTTCAGCGACGAAATGGCGCTCGGCGCGATCAGCGCGATCGGCGAAGCCGGACTGTCCTGTCCGGGCGACATATCGGTCATCGGCTTCGACGACCTGCCGATCGCACGCTATTTCCACCCCGCCCTGACCACCATCGCCCAGCCAAAGGGGCTGATCGGGCGGCGCGCGGTCGAACTGCTCGCCCAGATCTTGCGCGGCGCCGAAAGCCCGGTGCGGCAGGTGACGCTGGGCCACGAACTGGTCGTGCGGAGCAGCACCGCGCCCCCACCGCGAAATCGATGA
- a CDS encoding Gfo/Idh/MocA family protein — protein sequence MIRHPLKLGMVGGGEGAFIGAVHRMAAALDGEWRLAAGAFSTDAGRNARTGDLLGLDPARVYATYDALLTGEAALPANERIDAVAIVTPNHLHAPVAIAALHAGFHVLCEKPMAMNSDEARAIAAAAEASGKQFGLAFTYSGYPLVEEARARVARGDFGAIRLVQVEYIQGWLSAPLDTEGNKQAEWRTDPARAGLGGCLGDIGTHAFQLAEHVSGERVDAVSADLTIHVPGRRLDDDVSALLRFAGGARGTLKATQVAAGEENGLRLRIHGERGGLEWAQMEPNTLTLRWLDRPAEIVRAGGPGLVPSTSMLLRTPAGHPEGYVEAFGNLYRAFAASIRGEGDRWFPGVADGLRTMQFVEAAIANAASDEKWTSIEPGETA from the coding sequence ATGATCCGGCACCCGCTCAAGCTCGGCATGGTGGGCGGCGGCGAGGGCGCGTTCATCGGCGCAGTGCACCGCATGGCGGCGGCGCTCGACGGCGAGTGGCGGCTGGCGGCGGGCGCGTTCAGCACCGATGCGGGCAGGAATGCGCGCACCGGCGACCTGCTCGGGCTCGATCCGGCGCGGGTCTATGCGACCTATGACGCGCTGCTTACCGGTGAAGCGGCGCTGCCGGCGAACGAGCGCATCGACGCGGTCGCGATCGTCACGCCCAACCATCTGCACGCGCCGGTCGCCATCGCCGCGCTGCATGCCGGCTTCCACGTCTTGTGCGAAAAGCCGATGGCGATGAACAGCGACGAGGCCCGCGCCATCGCTGCGGCGGCGGAGGCCAGCGGCAAGCAGTTCGGGCTCGCCTTCACCTATAGCGGCTATCCGCTGGTCGAGGAGGCGCGCGCCCGCGTCGCCCGTGGCGATTTCGGCGCGATCCGGCTGGTGCAGGTCGAATATATCCAGGGTTGGCTGAGCGCGCCGCTCGACACCGAGGGCAACAAGCAGGCCGAATGGCGTACCGACCCGGCGCGCGCCGGGCTGGGCGGGTGCCTGGGCGATATCGGCACCCATGCCTTTCAACTGGCCGAGCATGTATCGGGCGAGCGTGTGGACGCGGTCTCCGCCGATCTCACCATCCATGTGCCGGGGCGCCGCCTGGACGACGATGTCAGCGCGCTGCTGCGCTTCGCGGGCGGCGCACGCGGCACGTTGAAAGCGACTCAGGTCGCGGCGGGCGAGGAAAACGGGCTGCGGCTGCGCATCCATGGCGAGCGCGGCGGGCTGGAATGGGCGCAGATGGAGCCGAACACGCTGACGCTGCGCTGGCTCGATCGCCCGGCGGAAATCGTGCGCGCGGGTGGTCCGGGGCTGGTGCCGAGTACATCCATGTTGTTGCGCACGCCGGCCGGCCACCCCGAAGGGTATGTCGAGGCGTTCGGGAACCTGTACCGTGCTTTTGCCGCGTCGATTCGGGGTGAAGGCGACCGCTGGTTTCCGGGCGTGGCGGACGGATTGCGCACGATGCAGTTCGTCGAGGCGGCGATCGCGAATGCGGCGTCGGATGAAAAATGGACCAGCATCGAACCTGGAGAGACTGCATGA
- a CDS encoding serine hydrolase, with protein sequence MAAPEAPAALLNAVQGLGGGFAGSVGIAVRDIDEGWLISFNGAAALPQQSVSKLWVAIAVMDAVDRGALSLSDPVTVRRSDLTVFHQPIRALVGPDGYKTNVRALLEGAMTRSDNTCNDVLLWKVGGPTAIRAMLARKHIEGVTFGPGERELQARTAGLTWRPEWAGGWGFLQARAKLSFEARDKALRRYLAAPYDGASAQGVTLGLSLLARGTLLSPASSAHLIGLMRASRTGPARMRAGLKPGWALAHKTGTGQDLGNMTTGYNDVGILTAPDGHRYAVAVMIASTRVSIPVRQRLMANVVRAVIRTRN encoded by the coding sequence GTGGCCGCACCGGAGGCACCCGCCGCGTTGCTCAACGCCGTCCAGGGTCTGGGCGGGGGATTTGCGGGATCGGTCGGGATTGCGGTGCGCGACATTGACGAAGGCTGGTTGATCTCGTTCAACGGCGCCGCGGCGCTGCCGCAGCAGAGCGTCAGCAAATTGTGGGTGGCGATCGCGGTGATGGACGCCGTGGACCGAGGAGCCCTGTCGCTGTCCGACCCGGTCACCGTCCGCCGATCGGACCTCACCGTCTTCCATCAGCCGATCCGGGCGCTTGTCGGGCCGGACGGCTACAAGACCAATGTCCGCGCATTGCTCGAGGGCGCGATGACCCGCAGCGATAACACCTGCAACGATGTCCTGCTGTGGAAGGTCGGTGGCCCCACTGCGATCCGTGCCATGCTCGCGCGAAAGCACATAGAGGGCGTTACCTTTGGCCCGGGCGAGCGAGAGCTCCAGGCCAGGACCGCCGGGCTGACCTGGCGCCCGGAATGGGCCGGCGGCTGGGGCTTCCTCCAGGCGCGCGCGAAGCTCAGCTTCGAGGCGCGGGACAAAGCGTTGCGCCGCTATCTCGCCGCACCCTATGACGGCGCCTCCGCCCAGGGGGTCACGCTCGGCCTGTCGCTGCTGGCACGCGGTACGCTGCTGAGCCCGGCATCCAGCGCCCATCTGATCGGGCTGATGCGCGCGAGCAGAACGGGACCGGCGCGCATGCGGGCCGGCCTCAAACCGGGCTGGGCGCTCGCGCACAAGACCGGAACCGGTCAGGATCTCGGGAACATGACCACCGGCTATAACGATGTCGGGATACTGACCGCGCCCGATGGCCATCGTTATGCCGTTGCGGTGATGATCGCGAGCACGCGCGTTTCCATCCCGGTCCGCCAGCGACTGATGGCGAATGTGGTTCGCGCGGTGATCCGGACGCGCAACTGA
- a CDS encoding MFS transporter, translating into MVAADGALSGSARPVSGMLTGRLSALMFMQFFVWGAWNVTLGLVMQTVGIGSLIANAFSVGPIASIVGSFLLGMAAARFLSPKMLMVTLHLVGGALLFVLPRFLTPEQGGTFVWLLLGYMILYMPTVGLANTIALKSFGERVDRFPFVRAFGTLGWIVAGLIVGWAGLSASPHIFEVAGVVSLALGLYSITLPNVEPDAPQGKSLVADVFCTEAFGLLRQRSFLVFIACATLISIPLAMYYAYASAYVGAAGIQNVGGTLAIGQMSELVFMFSMPWLYRRFGVKPLLLVGMAAWALRYALFAIGDGGTSLWAIYLGVALHGVCYDFFFVAGAIYTGNIATPKGVNAQAQGMLTLFTYGVGMLLGSQIGGLLYAQLPANPSIADWQQMWWYPAIAAAVIALLFQLTFKNDRKTEAVA; encoded by the coding sequence ATGGTCGCTGCGGATGGGGCGTTGTCGGGTAGCGCGCGCCCGGTTTCTGGAATGCTCACGGGGCGCCTGAGCGCGCTCATGTTCATGCAGTTCTTCGTGTGGGGCGCGTGGAACGTCACGCTCGGGCTGGTCATGCAGACCGTGGGCATCGGCAGCCTGATCGCCAATGCCTTTTCGGTCGGCCCGATCGCCTCGATCGTCGGCTCGTTCCTGCTCGGCATGGCGGCTGCGCGCTTCCTCAGCCCCAAGATGCTGATGGTCACGCTGCATCTGGTGGGCGGCGCGCTGCTGTTCGTGCTGCCCCGGTTTCTCACGCCCGAACAGGGCGGGACCTTCGTCTGGCTGCTGCTCGGCTACATGATCCTGTACATGCCCACGGTGGGCCTTGCGAACACGATCGCGCTCAAGAGCTTTGGCGAGCGCGTGGACCGGTTCCCGTTCGTGCGCGCGTTCGGCACGCTGGGGTGGATCGTCGCCGGGCTGATCGTCGGCTGGGCCGGGCTTTCCGCCAGCCCGCATATCTTTGAAGTCGCGGGCGTCGTCTCGCTCGCGCTGGGGCTCTACAGCATCACGCTGCCCAACGTCGAACCCGATGCGCCGCAAGGCAAGAGCCTGGTGGCCGACGTGTTCTGCACCGAGGCGTTCGGGCTGCTGCGCCAGCGGTCGTTCCTGGTCTTCATCGCCTGCGCCACGCTGATCTCGATCCCGCTGGCGATGTATTATGCCTATGCCTCGGCCTATGTCGGCGCGGCAGGCATCCAGAATGTCGGCGGCACGCTGGCGATCGGGCAGATGTCCGAACTGGTGTTCATGTTCTCGATGCCGTGGCTGTATCGCCGCTTTGGCGTGAAGCCGCTGCTGCTGGTCGGCATGGCCGCCTGGGCGCTGCGCTATGCGCTGTTCGCGATCGGCGATGGCGGCACGTCGCTCTGGGCGATCTATCTCGGCGTGGCGCTGCACGGTGTGTGCTATGACTTCTTCTTTGTCGCGGGCGCGATCTACACCGGCAACATCGCGACGCCAAAGGGCGTGAACGCACAGGCGCAGGGCATGCTCACGCTGTTCACCTACGGCGTGGGGATGCTGCTCGGGTCGCAGATCGGCGGGCTGCTCTATGCGCAATTGCCCGCGAACCCCTCGATCGCCGACTGGCAACAGATGTGGTGGTATCCGGCGATCGCGGCGGCGGTCATCGCACTGCTGTTCCAGCTCACGTTCAAGAACGATCGCAAGACGGAGGCGGTGGCATGA
- a CDS encoding serine hydrolase domain-containing protein: MAAIIAVTCAFHPARSRAADATGGRHQQVDAIFKTDGKTPGCAVAISRAGSLDYARGYGLANLEHDIPITPQSIFLAASISKQFTAFSIGLLAQDGKLSLDDDIRKYVPEMPDYGRPITIAQLIHHTDGLREQGQLLNLAGWRGEDMYTEEDILWALSRQRQLNFAPGSEIVYGNAAYTLLGLIVRRVSGQSLRAFAESRIFKPLGMTDSHFRDDRSEVVPRRASAYSPRADGGWSENVPNVNHYGSTGLLTTVVDLLKWQRNLLDGRVGGAALAAWMRTSGTLNDGTDIGYGGGLTLGRYRGLHMVRHDGADAGYRAEAILFPDQQLAIIALCNGAAIDPTSLTRRVADVYLGDQMQLPALVPSIEVSDAEQSALAGVYWSPTTDEVVQLEWTDGVLRQAGSPTSLDPIGPGVFRPIDLPHEWRFVPSAAGAPTELHIRDAWPTHRVFVRVTSPLPDLAALNALTGQYRSEETDMTYTVRVIDGRLRLSWPRAYDLALAPVGGDRFVGPRGTVTFTRTASGEVNGLTISNRRLRRLRAVRL, encoded by the coding sequence ATGGCGGCGATAATCGCCGTGACGTGTGCCTTCCACCCCGCCCGGTCACGCGCCGCCGACGCAACCGGTGGTCGGCATCAACAGGTCGATGCGATCTTCAAAACGGACGGCAAGACTCCGGGATGTGCCGTCGCGATATCCCGAGCAGGTTCTCTCGACTATGCGCGGGGGTACGGTTTGGCGAACCTCGAGCACGATATCCCCATCACGCCGCAATCGATCTTCCTTGCCGCCTCGATTTCCAAGCAATTCACTGCGTTCTCGATCGGCTTGTTGGCGCAGGACGGCAAGCTGTCGCTCGATGACGACATCCGTAAATATGTGCCGGAAATGCCCGATTACGGCCGACCGATCACCATCGCCCAGCTAATCCACCATACCGACGGCCTGCGCGAACAGGGCCAGTTGCTGAACCTTGCGGGCTGGCGCGGCGAGGATATGTACACCGAAGAAGACATACTCTGGGCATTGAGCCGCCAGCGCCAGTTGAACTTCGCGCCCGGTTCCGAGATCGTCTACGGCAATGCCGCATATACCTTGCTCGGCCTAATCGTGCGCCGCGTCTCCGGCCAATCGCTCAGGGCGTTCGCCGAGAGCCGCATATTCAAGCCGCTCGGCATGACCGACAGCCATTTCCGCGACGACCGCAGCGAAGTCGTGCCGCGGCGCGCTTCGGCGTACAGCCCCCGCGCGGATGGCGGTTGGAGCGAGAATGTTCCCAACGTCAATCACTATGGCTCGACCGGCTTGCTCACCACCGTCGTCGACCTGCTGAAATGGCAACGGAACCTGCTCGACGGACGCGTCGGCGGCGCGGCGCTGGCGGCGTGGATGCGGACCTCGGGCACGCTGAACGACGGCACCGACATCGGCTATGGCGGCGGATTGACGCTGGGCCGCTATCGCGGCCTGCATATGGTGCGCCACGACGGTGCCGATGCTGGCTACCGCGCCGAAGCGATTCTCTTCCCGGATCAGCAACTGGCGATCATCGCCTTGTGCAACGGTGCCGCGATCGACCCGACCAGTCTCACTCGCAGGGTCGCGGATGTCTATCTGGGCGATCAGATGCAGTTGCCGGCGCTCGTCCCATCCATCGAGGTTTCGGACGCCGAGCAATCGGCACTGGCCGGCGTCTATTGGAGCCCCACCACCGATGAAGTGGTGCAGCTCGAATGGACTGATGGCGTATTGCGGCAGGCCGGCAGTCCAACCTCTCTCGACCCCATCGGCCCGGGGGTGTTCCGACCCATCGACTTGCCGCACGAATGGCGCTTCGTTCCATCGGCCGCGGGCGCGCCGACCGAACTGCATATCCGCGATGCATGGCCGACGCACCGCGTGTTCGTCCGCGTTACCTCACCGTTGCCCGACCTCGCCGCCCTGAACGCGCTCACTGGGCAATATCGTAGCGAAGAGACCGACATGACCTACACGGTGCGCGTCATTGACGGTCGTCTGAGGCTCTCCTGGCCGCGGGCATATGATCTGGCTTTGGCGCCGGTCGGCGGTGACCGGTTCGTCGGGCCCCGAGGCACCGTGACCTTCACTCGAACGGCGTCGGGCGAAGTAAATGGGTTGACGATCAGCAACCGCCGGCTACGCCGGTTGCGCGCGGTTCGATTATAA